DNA sequence from the Burkholderia pyrrocinia genome:
AAGAGAATGAGTATCTGCGCGCGGAGGTGGCGTACCTAAAAAAGTTGGACGAACTGCTCCGAGCCAAGGAGCAAGCAAAGCCAAAGAAACCGCGCAAATCGTGAACGCCTTGCGTGAGCATCATTCGTTAAGCGTCTTGCTCAAGGTTTCAGGCCTGGCTCGTAGTACGTTCTATTACCAAGTGGCAGCGACCAAGGCGGGAGATCGTCACGCCGAGCTCAAGGCGAAGATCGCCGATGTCTTCGCCCAGCATAAGGGCGTTACGGCTATCGCCGGATCACGCTTGCATTGCGTCGAGCGGGCACTTGGGTCAACCGCAAGACGGTGCAGCGACTGATGTCAGTGCTGCGTCTGAAGTCGCTCGTTCGGCCCAAGAAATATCGGTCCTATCGGGGAGAGCGTGGGCGCATAGCGCCGAATCTACTCAACCGCCAATTCGAAGCCAGCAGGCCCAATGAGAAGTGGGTGACGGATGTGACCGAATTCAATGTCGGCGGCAAGAAGCTATATCTGTCGCCGGTTCTGGATTTGTACAACGGCGAGATCATTGCCTGGCAAATGAGCGAGCGCCCCGACTTCGCCATGATCAAAGCCATGCTGGACAAGGCACTCAAGCGACTGGCAGCTGATGAGACACCGATGCTGCATTCGGATCAAGGCTGGGCTTATCAAATGCGAGAATACTGCGAACAGCTTGCTGAGCGAGGCATGCCGCAGAGCATGTCACGCAAGGGCAACTGCCTGGATAATGCCGCGATGGAAAGCTTCTTCGGCACACTCAAATCCGAGTGCTTCCGGTTGACACACTTCGCAGACGTCCAGCAATTGCGTCGCGCCATTGCCGACTACATCCGCTATTACAATCACGACCGCATCAAGCTCAAGCTAAAAGGGCTGAGTCCCGTGCAGTACAGAACTCAGCCCTTGGCGGCCTAATTTACCCGTCCAACTTTACGGGGTCAGCTCAGTTTTGAGCGGCCTTTTGATTTTCTTGTATTGACGTCGCGGTTCAGCGTGCGAGCGACGCGAGATCCCAGCGCGGCTTCACCGTGAACGCGTAGTCGGCGTTCGCCTGCTCGGGCCAGCGGCCGAGCCGCAGCGCGCCCGCGAGCGCGATCATCGCGCCGTTGTCGGTGCAGAGCGCGAGATCGGGGTAGTGCACGTCGAAGCCGCGCTTGGCCGCGGCGGCCGACAGCGCCTCGCGCAACTGGCGGTTCGCGCCGACGCCGCCCGCGACCACGAGGCGCTTGAGCTTCGTCTTCTTCAGCGCGGCGAGCGACTTCGCGACGAGCACGTCGACGGCCGCGTCGACGAATCCGCGCGCGAGGTCGGCTTTCGCGCGTTCGAGCGCGTCGCCCGTCAGCTTCGCTGCCTCGAACTTCTTCATCTGCGTGAGCACGGCAGTCTTCAGGCCGCTGAAGCTGAAGTCGAGGTCGCCCGAATGCAGCATCGGACGCGGCAGCACGACCGCACCCGGCGTGCCCGTTTCGGCGAGCTTCGAGACTTCCGGGCCGCCCGGGTAGCCGAGGCCGATCAGTTTCGCCGTCTTGTCGAACGCTTCGCCGGCCGCGTCGTCGAGCGTTTCGCCGAGCGTCTCGTACACGCCGACGTCGGTCACGCGCATCAGTTGCGTGTGGCCGCCGGAAACCAGCAGCGCGACGAACGGGAACGGCGGCGGTTCGGCGACGAGCAGCGGCGACAGCAGGTGGCCTTCGAGGTGATGGATGCCGACGGTCGGTTTGTTCCATGCGAGTGCGAGCGCATTCGCGATGCTCGCGCCGACCAGCAGCGCGCCGGCGAGGCCGGGGCCTTGCGTGAACGCGATCGCGTCGATGTCGTCGCGGTGCGTGCCGCTTTGCGCCATCACTTCCTCGAGCAGCGGCAGTGCGCGGCGGATGTGGTCGCGCGACGCGAGCTCGGGCACGACGCCGCCGTATTCGCGGTGCATCGCGATCTGCGAATGGAGCGCGTGCGCGAGCAGGCCGCGCTGCGTGTCGTAGAGCGCGAGGCCGGTTTCGTCACAGGAGCTTTCGATGCCGAGAACGAGCATGGGTACGGGCAGGGCGCGCCATATCGGGCGCGCCGCGGGAAGGTCGACGTAACCAGAAAGTATAGCAGGCGAGGGCAGGCCGCCGCTGGCGGTGGCCCGGGCCCGATGCCGGGCAGGTACAATCCGCGCCATGGAAACTTATGACATCGCCGTGATCGGCGCGGGCGCTGCCGGGATGATGAGCGCCGCGGTCGCCGGGCAACTCGGCCGCCGCGTCGTGCTGATCGATCACGCACCGCGGCTCGCCGAGAAAATTCGCATCTCGGGCGGCGGCCGCTGCAACTTCACGAACCTGTACGCAGGCCCCGACAACTACCTGTCGGCGAATCCGCATTTCGCGCGTTCGGCGCTGGCGCGCTATACGCCGCGCGATTTCCTCGGGCTGCTCAAGCGCCATCATGTGACCTGGCACGAAAAGCACAAAGGTCAGCTCTTTTGCGACCACGGCAGCGACGCGGTCATCGACGTGCTGAAGCACGAATGCGACGCGGGCGGCATCGCGTGGCGCCGGCCCGTCGTCGTCGACGCGGTGCGCCACGCACCGGCCGACGGCTTCACGCTCGACACGCAGCAGGCCGGGCCGATCGGTGCGCGCGCACTGATCGTCGCGACGGGCGGCCTGTCGATCCCGAAGATCGGCGCGACCGACTTCGGCTACCGGCTCGCGAAGCAGTTCGGCCACAAGCTCATCGATACACGGCCCGCGCTCGTGCCGCTCACGTTCGCGCCGCACGACTGGGAGCCGTTCGCGGCGCTGTCCGGCGTGTCGCTCGAAGTGCGCGTGTCGACCGGCGACAAGAAGCGCGGCGGCGAATTCGTCGAGGATCTGCTGCTGACCCATCGCGGCCTGTCGGGACCCGGCATCCTGCAGATCTCGAGCTACTGGCAGCCCGGCGACCCGATTCGCGTCGACCTGCTGCCGCAGCGCGACACGGTGGCCGACCTGCTCGATGCGAAGCGCACGTCGAAGCGCCAGATCGGTTCGTTGCTGGCGGACTGGGTGCCGTCGCGCCTCGCGCACGCATGGCTCGACACGCACAGTGTCGCGGCCGACGCGCGGCTCGCGGACCTGCCCGACAAGACGCTGCGCCAGATCGGCGACGCGCTCGCCGGCTGGACGCTGACGCCGAACGGCACCGAAGGCTACAAGAAGGCCGAGGTGACGAAGGGCGGGATCGATACGCGGGAGCTGTCGTCGGCGACGATGATGAGCGCGCGCGTGCCGGGGCTGTTCTTCGTCGGCGAGGCCGTGGACGTGACGGGCTGGCTCGGCGGCTACAACTTCCAGTGGGCGTGGGCGTCCGGCACGGCGGCCGGGCAGGCCGCGGCGGAGTATGCGCGCGGCGCCTGACGGGCTAGGGCCTGTTCACGCTAATAACGGGCCCTTCTGGTGGCCAGCCCCACGAATGATTTTTCCAAACAGGGGAACGTGCGTTGCCGGCCGCATTGCGGCGTCGCGCGTCGCTTGTTTGGCTCGGCCAAACGGCGCTCCTTGC
Encoded proteins:
- the tsaD gene encoding tRNA (adenosine(37)-N6)-threonylcarbamoyltransferase complex transferase subunit TsaD; this translates as MLVLGIESSCDETGLALYDTQRGLLAHALHSQIAMHREYGGVVPELASRDHIRRALPLLEEVMAQSGTHRDDIDAIAFTQGPGLAGALLVGASIANALALAWNKPTVGIHHLEGHLLSPLLVAEPPPFPFVALLVSGGHTQLMRVTDVGVYETLGETLDDAAGEAFDKTAKLIGLGYPGGPEVSKLAETGTPGAVVLPRPMLHSGDLDFSFSGLKTAVLTQMKKFEAAKLTGDALERAKADLARGFVDAAVDVLVAKSLAALKKTKLKRLVVAGGVGANRQLREALSAAAAKRGFDVHYPDLALCTDNGAMIALAGALRLGRWPEQANADYAFTVKPRWDLASLAR
- a CDS encoding NAD(P)/FAD-dependent oxidoreductase, with the protein product METYDIAVIGAGAAGMMSAAVAGQLGRRVVLIDHAPRLAEKIRISGGGRCNFTNLYAGPDNYLSANPHFARSALARYTPRDFLGLLKRHHVTWHEKHKGQLFCDHGSDAVIDVLKHECDAGGIAWRRPVVVDAVRHAPADGFTLDTQQAGPIGARALIVATGGLSIPKIGATDFGYRLAKQFGHKLIDTRPALVPLTFAPHDWEPFAALSGVSLEVRVSTGDKKRGGEFVEDLLLTHRGLSGPGILQISSYWQPGDPIRVDLLPQRDTVADLLDAKRTSKRQIGSLLADWVPSRLAHAWLDTHSVAADARLADLPDKTLRQIGDALAGWTLTPNGTEGYKKAEVTKGGIDTRELSSATMMSARVPGLFFVGEAVDVTGWLGGYNFQWAWASGTAAGQAAAEYARGA